Proteins co-encoded in one Nonomuraea helvata genomic window:
- a CDS encoding dihydrolipoamide acetyltransferase family protein — translation MTGEPAQFRMPSLGADMEAGSVAEWLVQPGDHVRKGDVIAVIDTDKALIEVESFHTGAVESLLVDVGEKVPVGTPLALIGGAAPSGEPRVPAPPQRPTRKRPPARAAKKRPQPGPPPEPVAGPPEPPPQPSPITSPIVRHLAEKRGLDLATVHGTGPGGRVTRADVERAESRVKASPLARRIALDLGVDLAAVHGTGRTGAIRADDVREAAARAGERREAPPAEGAPAAPAVEAAAAGEPGPEGRRDAMRQAIARAMSRSKREIPHYYLSTTVDMSAALGWLRARNRDLPVANRLLPAVLLLKAAARAAMEVPQLNGFWIDDAFVPGKAVNLGVAISLKGGGLIAPALHDASNRDLDDLMAALRDLVARSRSGRMRGSEMTEATITVTNLGEQGVEAVHGVIYPPQVALVGFGKILDRPWAVDGLLGVRPVVTVTLAADHRATDGFTGGRFLAAVDRLLNRPEGL, via the coding sequence ATGACGGGCGAACCGGCGCAGTTCCGGATGCCCTCGCTCGGCGCCGACATGGAGGCGGGCAGCGTCGCCGAGTGGCTGGTCCAGCCCGGGGACCACGTACGCAAGGGCGACGTCATCGCGGTCATCGACACCGACAAGGCCCTGATCGAGGTCGAGTCGTTTCATACGGGCGCGGTGGAGAGCTTGCTGGTGGACGTCGGTGAGAAGGTTCCGGTCGGCACGCCTCTCGCCCTCATCGGCGGAGCCGCGCCCTCGGGCGAGCCTCGTGTCCCCGCCCCGCCGCAACGGCCGACCCGGAAACGACCGCCTGCCCGGGCAGCGAAGAAGCGGCCCCAGCCAGGGCCGCCGCCGGAGCCGGTGGCCGGCCCGCCAGAACCTCCCCCGCAGCCCTCGCCCATCACATCTCCGATCGTGCGCCACCTCGCCGAGAAGCGAGGCCTCGACCTGGCGACCGTGCACGGCACCGGCCCAGGCGGCCGCGTGACCCGCGCGGACGTCGAACGGGCAGAGTCGCGGGTGAAGGCATCGCCGCTGGCCCGCAGGATTGCCCTGGACCTCGGCGTCGACCTCGCCGCCGTCCACGGCACGGGCCGCACAGGGGCGATCCGCGCGGATGACGTCCGCGAGGCCGCCGCACGCGCCGGCGAGCGCAGGGAGGCGCCGCCGGCCGAGGGCGCGCCGGCCGCACCCGCCGTAGAGGCGGCCGCCGCTGGAGAGCCCGGACCGGAAGGCCGCCGGGACGCGATGCGCCAGGCGATCGCCCGTGCGATGAGCCGGTCGAAACGGGAGATCCCGCACTACTACCTGAGCACCACCGTGGACATGAGCGCCGCGCTGGGATGGCTGCGCGCCCGCAACCGAGACTTGCCGGTGGCCAACCGGTTGCTCCCCGCTGTGCTGCTCCTCAAGGCGGCTGCGCGCGCTGCCATGGAGGTTCCGCAGCTCAACGGCTTCTGGATCGACGACGCCTTCGTGCCCGGCAAGGCGGTGAACCTGGGCGTGGCGATCTCACTCAAAGGCGGCGGCCTGATCGCGCCCGCTCTGCACGATGCCTCGAACCGCGATCTCGACGATCTCATGGCCGCCCTGAGGGACCTGGTGGCCCGGTCACGCTCCGGCCGAATGCGCGGCTCGGAGATGACCGAGGCCACCATCACTGTCACCAACCTGGGAGAACAGGGAGTGGAGGCGGTCCACGGCGTCATCTACCCCCCGCAGGTGGCCCTCGTGGGCTTCGGCAAGATCCTTGACCGTCCGTGGGCGGTCGACGGACTGCTCGGGGTCCGGCCGGTGGTCACCGTCACTCTCGCCGCCGATCACCGTGCTACCGACGGTTTCACCGGCGGCCGGTTCCTCGCCGCCGTCGACCGGCTGCTCAACCGTCCGGAGGGGCTATGA
- a CDS encoding alpha-N-arabinofuranosidase, with product MPRAHVIVDKQAVIAPVRRRTFGSFVEHLGRCVYTGLYEPEHPSANEDGFRMDVVELVRELGTRTVRYPGGNFVSGFRWEDSVGPRDKRPVRRDLAWHSLESNQVGLDEFARWLKLTDSEMMLALNLGTRGILPALDLLEYANHPSGTALSDLRVANGTPEPHNVRMWCLGNEMDGPWQTGFMTADDYGKLAARTAGAMKMADKDLELVVCGSSGSWMPTFGDWERTVLEHTYDHVDYVSCHAYYQELDGDLGSFLASATDMDYFIDTVVATADHVGYKKRSNKKINISFDEWNVWYQKEHHESDEVNDEWRHAPRQLEDVYSVADAVVVGNLLMTLLKHSDRVTSASLAQLVNVIAPIMTEPGGPAWRQTTFYPFSITSRLAAGEVIRPVVEAPTYTTARHGEASVVDAVATVDEDRAAVFLVNRGLSQATQVTVDVRSLGSSRILEAVTLADPDAYAKNTLTEQNRVTPHANPSAILSDGLLSIELPPVSWTAIALG from the coding sequence TTGCCCCGCGCCCACGTCATTGTCGACAAGCAGGCCGTCATCGCTCCTGTCCGACGCCGCACCTTCGGCTCGTTCGTCGAACACCTCGGCCGCTGCGTGTACACCGGGCTCTACGAGCCGGAACACCCGAGCGCGAACGAGGACGGGTTCCGTATGGACGTCGTCGAACTGGTCAGAGAGCTGGGCACCAGGACCGTCCGCTACCCGGGCGGCAATTTCGTCTCCGGCTTCCGCTGGGAGGACTCGGTCGGCCCCCGCGACAAGCGCCCGGTGCGCCGCGACCTCGCCTGGCATTCGCTGGAGTCGAACCAGGTCGGCCTGGACGAGTTCGCCCGCTGGCTCAAGCTCACCGACTCCGAGATGATGCTCGCGTTGAACCTCGGCACGCGGGGCATCCTGCCCGCCCTGGACCTGCTCGAGTACGCCAACCACCCGTCCGGTACGGCGTTGTCGGACCTGCGTGTCGCCAACGGCACGCCGGAGCCGCACAACGTGCGCATGTGGTGCCTCGGCAACGAGATGGACGGACCCTGGCAGACCGGCTTCATGACGGCCGACGACTACGGCAAGCTCGCCGCCCGTACCGCCGGCGCGATGAAGATGGCCGACAAGGACCTCGAACTCGTGGTCTGCGGCTCCTCCGGCTCCTGGATGCCGACCTTCGGCGACTGGGAGCGCACGGTGCTCGAGCACACCTACGACCACGTCGACTACGTCTCCTGCCACGCCTACTACCAGGAGCTCGACGGCGACCTCGGCTCCTTCCTCGCCTCGGCGACCGACATGGACTACTTCATCGACACCGTCGTCGCGACCGCCGACCACGTGGGCTACAAGAAACGCTCCAACAAGAAGATCAACATCTCGTTCGACGAGTGGAACGTCTGGTACCAAAAAGAGCACCACGAGTCCGACGAGGTCAACGACGAGTGGCGGCACGCCCCCCGGCAGCTGGAGGACGTCTACTCGGTGGCGGACGCCGTCGTCGTCGGCAACCTTCTGATGACGCTGCTCAAGCACAGCGACCGCGTCACCTCGGCCTCGCTCGCGCAACTGGTCAACGTGATCGCGCCGATCATGACCGAGCCCGGCGGCCCTGCCTGGCGGCAGACGACCTTCTACCCGTTCTCGATCACCAGCCGGCTTGCCGCCGGTGAGGTGATCCGGCCCGTTGTCGAGGCGCCGACCTACACGACGGCACGCCATGGGGAGGCGTCTGTCGTCGACGCCGTCGCGACCGTCGACGAGGACCGGGCCGCGGTCTTCCTCGTCAACCGCGGGCTTTCGCAGGCCACTCAGGTCACGGTCGATGTGCGCAGCCTCGGCTCCTCGCGGATTCTGGAGGCGGTCACACTGGCCGACCCGGATGCGTATGCGAAGAACACACTCACCGAGCAGAACCGCGTGACCCCGCACGCGAACCCGAGCGCGATCCTGTCCGACGGGCTGCTCAGCATCGAGCTGCCGCCGGTGTCGTGGACCGCAATTGCGCTGGGCTGA
- a CDS encoding potassium channel family protein: MEWLVSLLGAALIMAALRDLFHTLWHPTRHGGLSRLVMAALWRLARHLRARRRVVGLVGPLAMVTVVGMWAVTIILGWAIVYWPHMPEAFVFAPGSGLSQEPELLDSLYLSLVMVATLGLGDIVPAAGWLRLVSPLEALMGFVLLTATVSWVLEIYPTLTRRRVLAIRLALLDRSDPSVRQLDCAAGASLLESLATEVAHVRIDFTQYAEAYYFHDGDDHSSLAATIGYAAHLAHLGQAARRADVRLMATLLAGALEDLATILDQRFLHTDGTPAEVFAAYAADHGRALTEA; this comes from the coding sequence ATGGAGTGGTTGGTCTCGCTACTGGGAGCCGCGCTCATCATGGCCGCCCTACGAGACCTGTTCCACACGCTCTGGCACCCCACCCGCCACGGAGGCCTGAGCCGACTTGTCATGGCGGCGTTGTGGAGACTGGCCCGGCATCTCCGAGCGCGCAGGCGGGTGGTGGGGCTCGTCGGTCCGCTCGCCATGGTGACGGTGGTCGGCATGTGGGCCGTCACCATCATCCTGGGCTGGGCCATCGTCTACTGGCCCCACATGCCGGAGGCGTTCGTCTTCGCACCCGGTTCCGGACTGTCGCAGGAGCCGGAACTGCTCGACTCCCTCTACCTGTCGCTCGTCATGGTCGCCACCCTCGGGCTCGGGGACATCGTGCCTGCCGCAGGCTGGCTCCGCCTGGTCTCGCCCCTGGAAGCTCTCATGGGCTTCGTCCTCCTGACGGCCACCGTCTCCTGGGTGCTGGAGATCTATCCGACGCTGACCCGCCGACGGGTGCTCGCGATCCGGTTGGCGCTGCTGGACCGCTCGGACCCGTCGGTGCGGCAGCTCGACTGCGCTGCAGGTGCGTCATTGCTGGAAAGCCTGGCCACCGAGGTGGCACATGTCCGCATCGACTTCACCCAGTACGCCGAGGCCTACTACTTCCATGACGGTGATGACCACTCGTCCCTGGCGGCCACGATCGGCTATGCCGCTCACCTCGCCCATCTCGGGCAGGCAGCCCGACGGGCAGATGTGCGACTGATGGCCACCCTGCTCGCTGGGGCGTTGGAGGACCTCGCCACCATCCTTGACCAGCGTTTCCTTCACACGGATGGAACACCTGCGGAGGTATTTGCCGCGTACGCGGCCGACCACGGTCGGGCCCTCACCGAGGCCTGA
- a CDS encoding transposase, with the protein MEVTGWIVQPPSKVATEDLAKLDQITARCPELASVTELTRQFAEMLVHRRGEQDPEGWAARAEASPARELRDFLAGLRRDWAAVKAGLTLPYSSGVVEGNVNRIKMIKRIMYGRADPDLLRVRVLHGY; encoded by the coding sequence GTGGAAGTCACCGGCTGGATCGTCCAGCCGCCCAGCAAGGTCGCCACCGAAGACCTGGCCAAACTCGACCAGATTACTGCCCGTTGCCCGGAACTCGCCTCGGTCACCGAGTTGACGCGCCAGTTCGCCGAGATGCTCGTCCACCGTCGCGGCGAGCAGGACCCGGAAGGCTGGGCGGCGCGAGCGGAGGCCAGCCCCGCGCGGGAACTGCGCGACTTCCTCGCTGGCCTTCGCCGGGACTGGGCAGCCGTCAAGGCCGGGCTCACCCTGCCCTACAGCTCCGGGGTCGTGGAAGGCAACGTGAACCGCATCAAGATGATCAAACGGATCATGTACGGGCGAGCCGACCCTGACCTTCTCCGCGTCCGTGTCCTGCACGGCTACTGA
- a CDS encoding acyl carrier protein produces the protein MKPQQARALIEQALAEVAPEADLTALPPDADFRDLLELDSLDFLSFVETLSDASGFRIEEDDYPALTTVTGAADFLAARAGSG, from the coding sequence ATGAAACCGCAGCAGGCCCGGGCACTCATCGAGCAAGCGCTCGCCGAGGTGGCACCGGAGGCCGACCTGACGGCACTTCCGCCGGACGCCGACTTCCGCGACCTTCTTGAACTGGACTCGCTGGATTTCCTCAGCTTCGTCGAGACGCTCAGCGATGCCAGCGGTTTCCGCATCGAAGAAGACGACTATCCCGCGCTCACGACCGTGACAGGAGCGGCGGATTTCCTGGCCGCCCGCGCCGGATCGGGGTGA
- a CDS encoding alpha-ketoacid dehydrogenase subunit beta, with product MTEGTTTYREAMRAAIREAMRRDERVFLMGEDVGAYGGCFAVSLGLLEEFGPERIRDTPLSEAAFVGAGIGAALGGMRPIVEVMTVNFSLLALDQILNNAATLLHMSGGQLNVPLVIRMTTGAGRQLAAQHSHSLEGWYAHIPGLKILAPATLEDARGMLWPALEDPDPVLIFEHGSLYNLSGVPHPGPVDISHAALRRSGKHVTVIGYGGTAGKTLSAADVLAAEGIEADVIDLRILRPLDDATIMESVSRTHRVVIVDEGWRSGGLSAEISARIVEHAFYQLDAPIARVCTAEVPIPYARHLEEAAIPQVPAIVAAAREVVAS from the coding sequence GTGACAGAGGGCACGACGACGTATCGCGAGGCCATGAGGGCGGCGATCCGCGAGGCGATGCGCCGCGATGAGCGCGTCTTCCTCATGGGCGAGGACGTCGGAGCCTACGGCGGCTGCTTCGCCGTCAGCCTGGGCCTGTTGGAGGAGTTCGGTCCCGAACGGATCCGTGACACCCCGTTGTCGGAGGCGGCGTTCGTCGGAGCCGGGATCGGGGCGGCGCTCGGCGGGATGCGGCCGATCGTGGAGGTGATGACGGTCAACTTCTCCCTGCTGGCCCTTGACCAGATTCTGAACAACGCCGCGACACTCCTGCACATGTCCGGAGGACAGCTCAACGTTCCGCTGGTGATCCGGATGACCACGGGAGCCGGCAGGCAGCTCGCCGCCCAGCACTCGCACAGCCTGGAAGGCTGGTACGCGCACATTCCCGGGCTGAAGATCCTCGCACCCGCCACCTTGGAGGATGCCCGCGGCATGCTCTGGCCGGCGCTGGAGGACCCCGACCCCGTTCTGATCTTCGAACACGGCTCGCTGTACAACCTGTCAGGGGTGCCGCATCCCGGCCCGGTGGACATCTCCCATGCGGCGCTACGGCGGTCCGGCAAGCACGTCACGGTGATCGGCTACGGCGGCACTGCGGGAAAGACGTTGTCGGCCGCCGATGTGCTCGCCGCCGAGGGCATCGAGGCAGACGTGATCGACCTGCGCATCCTGCGGCCCCTCGACGACGCCACGATCATGGAGTCGGTCAGCCGGACGCACCGCGTCGTCATCGTGGACGAGGGCTGGCGTTCGGGCGGCCTGTCGGCCGAGATCAGCGCCCGCATCGTCGAACACGCCTTCTACCAGCTCGACGCGCCGATCGCGCGGGTGTGCACGGCCGAGGTCCCCATCCCTTACGCGCGCCACCTGGAGGAGGCCGCCATTCCCCAGGTGCCCGCGATCGTCGCGGCGGCTCGAGAAGTGGTCGCCTCATGA
- a CDS encoding metalloregulator ArsR/SmtB family transcription factor — translation MAQYPAQLDGVFVALADPTRRAVVRRLGHGPTSVGDLAREFPMTLPSFMKHVRTLESNGLIRTVKSGRVRTCVLNRERLTLVDDWLAEQRRIWNERTDRLEQFVTDPEENRQ, via the coding sequence ATGGCACAGTATCCGGCGCAGCTCGACGGGGTCTTCGTCGCCCTCGCCGACCCGACCCGGCGCGCCGTCGTCCGGCGCCTCGGCCACGGGCCCACGAGCGTCGGCGACCTCGCCCGCGAGTTCCCGATGACCCTCCCCTCGTTCATGAAGCATGTGCGGACACTCGAATCGAACGGGCTCATCCGCACGGTCAAGTCCGGCCGGGTGCGCACCTGCGTGCTCAACCGCGAGCGGCTCACCTTGGTCGACGATTGGCTCGCCGAGCAGCGCCGCATCTGGAACGAGCGCACCGACCGCCTCGAACAGTTCGTCACCGACCCAGAGGAGAACAGGCAGTGA
- a CDS encoding dihydrofolate reductase family protein → MKITLTEFVTLDGVSQGPGSPGEDTSDGFTRGGWLVPHMDRTFVQRASEWLDLADGLLLGRRTYEAFARDWPKITDPADPFTERMNTLPKYIVTNTLTEGTWNPTTVLKGDPVHAVTELKAQPGRELQIHGSARLGDSLLSAGLIDMIRLAVAPAVLRTGRRLLTGAGTPSGLHLLRHEATPNGLLLLEYEVTGQARQGEYEGLTAFA, encoded by the coding sequence ATGAAGATCACTCTCACCGAGTTCGTCACGCTCGACGGGGTCAGTCAGGGCCCCGGCTCGCCGGGAGAGGACACCAGCGACGGATTCACCCGTGGCGGCTGGCTCGTCCCCCACATGGACCGGACTTTCGTCCAGCGCGCCTCCGAATGGCTCGACCTCGCCGATGGCCTGCTGCTCGGACGGCGGACCTACGAGGCGTTCGCACGCGATTGGCCGAAGATCACCGACCCGGCCGACCCGTTCACCGAGCGCATGAACACCCTGCCGAAGTACATCGTGACGAACACCCTCACCGAAGGAACCTGGAACCCCACGACCGTCCTCAAGGGCGACCCGGTCCATGCGGTCACCGAACTCAAGGCACAGCCAGGCCGGGAACTCCAGATCCACGGCAGCGCCCGCCTCGGCGACTCCCTGCTGTCGGCGGGCCTGATCGACATGATCCGCCTCGCGGTCGCCCCCGCCGTCCTCCGGACCGGCCGGCGGCTGCTGACCGGCGCGGGCACCCCGTCCGGCCTCCACCTGCTCCGCCACGAAGCCACACCAAACGGCCTGCTGCTCCTGGAATACGAGGTGACCGGCCAAGCACGCCAAGGCGAATACGAGGGCCTCACCGCCTTCGCATAA
- a CDS encoding DUF305 domain-containing protein, with product MKRSAIAAIAAGSALAGAAAVSGIAGAAAGTMRPPTATWQQPTTPPTDWGPMGPCGWMHGMHVSDEAGYLTQMVAHHEEAVAAARQLQRSNRPEMRALGASIVTTQNAEIATMKEWLAKWYPGHPGARDYRPMMRDLSRLSGDALDETFLQDMIPHHMAAIRMSQQLLASGRAEHPEVAEFAAKVRDTQHAEMFQMRRYLADWFGEWGMPCGRWDRRGPHGPWHRSQG from the coding sequence ATGAAACGTTCGGCAATAGCGGCGATCGCGGCGGGATCGGCGCTGGCCGGCGCGGCGGCGGTGAGCGGCATCGCCGGCGCGGCAGCCGGCACCATGCGGCCGCCGACGGCCACCTGGCAGCAGCCGACCACCCCGCCGACCGACTGGGGTCCAATGGGGCCGTGCGGCTGGATGCACGGCATGCATGTCAGTGACGAGGCCGGCTATCTGACCCAGATGGTGGCCCACCATGAAGAAGCAGTAGCCGCAGCCCGGCAGCTACAGCGCTCGAACCGGCCGGAGATGCGAGCCCTGGGCGCCTCGATCGTCACGACGCAGAACGCCGAGATCGCCACCATGAAGGAGTGGCTCGCCAAGTGGTATCCAGGGCATCCGGGGGCGCGCGACTACCGGCCGATGATGCGCGACCTGTCCAGGCTGTCCGGCGACGCGCTCGATGAGACGTTCCTGCAGGACATGATCCCACACCACATGGCGGCGATCAGGATGTCCCAGCAGTTGCTGGCGTCCGGGCGGGCCGAGCATCCCGAAGTCGCGGAATTCGCCGCCAAGGTACGCGACACCCAGCATGCCGAGATGTTCCAGATGCGCCGCTACCTGGCTGACTGGTTCGGTGAATGGGGTATGCCTTGTGGAAGGTGGGACAGGCGGGGCCCCCACGGGCCATGGCACCGATCGCAGGGATGA
- the pdhA gene encoding pyruvate dehydrogenase (acetyl-transferring) E1 component subunit alpha produces the protein MAGKSRPRATQHSELLRQMLRIRRFEERCVELYSSEKIRGFMHLYIGEEAVAAGVCQALNSDDAVVSTYREHGHALARGVPATAIMAEMYGKAAGCSRGRGGSMHLFDAPRGFYGGSAIVGGGLPLAVGLALADRFQGRNRVTVCFFGDGAMAEGEFHECLNLAALWKLPVLFACENNLYAMGTALARSHAQTELALRAAGYGVVAWPVDGMDAPAVAEAADRAAESIRAGAGPHFLELRTYRFRAHSMYDPERYRDKTEVEQWKKRDPIDALIARMTTAQELSSDDLALLEKEIAEEIDQAVAFAEQAPVEPLEDLGKFVYSEIPPSSGTERTEVP, from the coding sequence ATGGCAGGCAAAAGCAGGCCGCGGGCCACCCAGCACAGCGAGTTGCTGCGCCAGATGCTGCGCATCCGCCGGTTCGAGGAGCGCTGCGTCGAGCTTTACAGCAGCGAGAAGATCCGCGGGTTCATGCATCTGTACATCGGTGAGGAAGCGGTGGCCGCCGGGGTGTGCCAGGCGCTGAACTCGGACGATGCGGTCGTCTCGACGTATCGGGAGCACGGCCACGCGCTTGCCCGCGGGGTGCCGGCCACGGCGATCATGGCTGAGATGTACGGCAAGGCGGCAGGATGCAGCCGGGGCCGGGGCGGCTCCATGCACCTGTTCGACGCCCCCCGCGGTTTCTACGGTGGGAGCGCGATCGTGGGCGGCGGCCTGCCCCTCGCTGTCGGGCTCGCTCTCGCCGACAGGTTCCAGGGGCGTAATCGTGTGACCGTGTGCTTCTTCGGCGATGGCGCGATGGCTGAAGGCGAGTTCCACGAGTGCCTGAACCTCGCCGCGCTCTGGAAGCTACCGGTGTTGTTCGCGTGCGAGAACAATCTGTACGCGATGGGCACCGCGCTGGCGAGGTCGCATGCGCAGACAGAGCTGGCTCTCCGTGCTGCCGGTTACGGCGTCGTGGCCTGGCCGGTGGACGGCATGGACGCACCGGCGGTGGCCGAGGCGGCGGACAGGGCCGCGGAGTCGATCCGGGCAGGCGCGGGACCGCACTTCCTGGAGCTGCGCACCTATCGTTTCCGTGCGCACTCGATGTACGACCCAGAGCGCTATCGCGACAAGACCGAGGTCGAGCAGTGGAAGAAGCGCGATCCGATCGATGCCCTCATCGCGCGGATGACGACAGCCCAAGAGCTCTCCAGCGACGATCTCGCCCTGCTGGAGAAGGAGATAGCAGAAGAGATCGATCAGGCCGTCGCCTTCGCCGAACAGGCGCCGGTCGAGCCGCTGGAGGACCTCGGCAAGTTCGTCTACAGCGAGATCCCGCCGTCGAGTGGCACGGAGCGTACGGAGGTGCCGTAG
- a CDS encoding SRPBCC domain-containing protein — MNPDLDLALERIIHAPRATVWRAWTDPSRLEQWWVPAPSRCRVDRLDLRPGGAFVTRLSDDGAEFVPHLDACFLAVDELERIVFTNAIDSTWRPASPAPVAMTATITLNDHPDGTDYRIVVRHGDPEARAHHEKLGFADGWGTVTAQLAARTEGRQ, encoded by the coding sequence GTGAATCCCGATCTCGACCTTGCTCTGGAGCGGATCATCCACGCCCCGCGCGCGACCGTATGGAGAGCCTGGACGGACCCGTCCCGGCTTGAGCAGTGGTGGGTCCCGGCTCCGTCCCGCTGCCGGGTGGACCGCCTGGACCTGCGGCCCGGCGGGGCGTTCGTGACCCGGCTGAGCGACGACGGGGCCGAGTTCGTCCCGCACCTGGACGCGTGCTTTCTCGCCGTGGACGAGCTTGAGCGGATCGTGTTCACCAACGCGATCGACAGCACGTGGCGTCCCGCGAGCCCCGCCCCGGTCGCGATGACCGCCACGATCACGTTGAACGATCATCCGGACGGCACGGACTACCGGATTGTCGTCCGGCACGGCGACCCGGAGGCCCGCGCTCATCACGAGAAGCTCGGCTTCGCCGACGGCTGGGGGACGGTCACCGCCCAGCTGGCCGCACGCACCGAGGGCAGGCAATGA
- a CDS encoding helix-turn-helix domain-containing protein — MARWQPETTQRLVIAAVDLFTEQGYDATTVAQIAERAGVTKSTFFRHFSDKRELLVAGQESLSRLLTEGIAEAPADASPLDAVAAGLERASSAMGPANRELGPRLRAAIAASTELQERDALKSVGLAAAMTAALLARGVPDPTAHLAAELGVLAFKRGYAQWSEGDRDDSRGLAHHALAALQELRTATASLG, encoded by the coding sequence ATGGCCCGATGGCAACCGGAGACGACCCAGCGACTCGTCATCGCGGCCGTCGACCTGTTCACCGAGCAGGGGTACGACGCCACCACGGTGGCGCAGATCGCCGAGCGCGCCGGCGTCACCAAGAGCACCTTCTTCCGGCACTTCTCCGACAAACGCGAGTTGCTGGTCGCCGGCCAGGAAAGCCTGAGCCGGCTGCTCACCGAAGGAATCGCCGAGGCGCCCGCGGACGCCAGCCCGCTCGATGCGGTCGCGGCCGGTCTCGAGCGGGCGTCCAGCGCCATGGGACCGGCCAACCGCGAGCTCGGCCCCCGGCTGCGGGCGGCCATAGCGGCCAGCACAGAACTGCAGGAGCGAGACGCACTCAAGAGCGTCGGTCTGGCTGCCGCCATGACCGCCGCGCTCCTCGCCCGCGGCGTCCCGGACCCTACTGCGCACCTCGCGGCCGAGCTGGGTGTCCTCGCCTTCAAGCGGGGCTACGCGCAGTGGTCGGAAGGCGATCGTGACGACTCGCGAGGGCTCGCGCATCACGCGCTGGCCGCTCTGCAGGAGCTGCGCACGGCAACGGCTTCACTCGGCTGA
- a CDS encoding DoxX family membrane protein, with translation MATTANRSVVVTGNPAARRPVDYVWAVARISIGWIFLWAFLDKTFGWGFATPANRAWISGGSPTSGFLKGTGENALGGFFSSLAGQAWVDWLFMVGLLGIGLALILGVGTRIAAVTGSLMLVLMWAAELPLDNNPFMDDHIIYSIVLVGLALANAGATLGLGNLAVVRSNPYLK, from the coding sequence ATGGCCACCACCGCCAACAGGTCCGTCGTGGTAACCGGCAATCCCGCCGCACGCCGCCCCGTCGACTACGTCTGGGCCGTTGCTCGCATCTCGATCGGGTGGATCTTCCTGTGGGCGTTCCTGGACAAGACCTTCGGCTGGGGGTTCGCCACTCCTGCCAACCGCGCCTGGATCTCCGGCGGCAGCCCCACGAGCGGTTTCCTCAAGGGCACCGGCGAGAACGCGCTGGGCGGCTTCTTCTCCAGCCTGGCCGGGCAGGCCTGGGTGGACTGGCTGTTCATGGTCGGCCTGCTCGGCATCGGCCTGGCGCTGATCCTGGGCGTAGGCACCCGGATCGCCGCCGTCACCGGCAGCCTGATGCTGGTCCTCATGTGGGCGGCCGAACTGCCCCTGGACAACAACCCCTTCATGGACGATCACATCATCTACTCCATCGTCCTGGTCGGCCTCGCCCTCGCCAACGCCGGCGCCACCTTGGGGCTCGGCAACCTCGCCGTCGTTCGGAGCAACCCCTACCTCAAGTAG